Proteins encoded within one genomic window of Platichthys flesus chromosome 17, fPlaFle2.1, whole genome shotgun sequence:
- the pals2b gene encoding MAGUK p55 subfamily member 6b isoform X1, with amino-acid sequence MVTAMEDACPNGVREEKEAEEVTALRHPGVEGPPAEQSTQGAETSGAMQQVLDNVGELPTSAGAKDIDLLFLRGIMESPNAHEQLEEVKLEAVQDNNMELVTDIIGDINNLKVKDDSAAELSKILKEPHFQSLLEAHDMVATKCFEVLPPVEIPNDAAVNSALMQADAVRMIGIRKKAGEPLGVTFRVEKEDLVIARILHGGMIDRQGLLHVGDIIKEVNGKDVGNNPTELQEMLKDCSGGITLKILPSYRDAPAPPQVYVRPYFDYNPASDNLIPCREAGMTFKRGDILQIVNREDPNWWQACHVVAGATGLIPSQFLEEKRKAFVPRDYEGSGILCGTIAGKKKKKMMYLTAKNAEFDRHELQIYEEVAKVPAFQRKTLVLIGAQGVGRRSLKNRLMVLQPTRFGTTIPYTSRRPRDDELNGNSYHYTSRTEMEVDVKGGRFLEHGEYDGNLYGTKIDSILEVVDTGRTCILDVNPQALKVLKTAEFMPYVVFIAAPDFDTLKGMHKAVVDAGITTKQLTDVDLRKTVDESARIQRAYSHYFDLTIVNDNLDKAFETLQAAVDKLCSEPQWVPVNWVY; translated from the exons ATGGTCACGGCTATGGAGGACGCCTGTCCCAACGGGGTgcgggaggagaaggaggcggaggaggtgaCGGCCCTGAGACATCCAGGCGTGGAGGGGCCCCCGGCCGAGCAGTCCACCCAGGGAGCAGAAACTTCTGGAG CCATGCAGCAGGTGTTGGATAACGTGGGGGAGCTGCCCACCTCCGCGGGGGCCAAGGACATCGACCTGCTCTTCCTGCGCGGCATCATGGAAAGTCCCAAT gcccacgagcagctggaggaggtgaagcttgAGGCGGTGCAGGACAACAACATGGAGCTGGTGACCGATATCATCGGAGACATCAACAACCTCAAGGTTAAAGACGACAGCGCGGCCGAGCTGTCCAAGATCTTGAAGGAGCCACACTTCCAG TCTCTTTTGGAGGCCCATGACATGGTGGCCACAAAGTGCTTCGAAGTCCTGCCCCCGGTGGAGATACCCAATGACGCAGCGGTGAACAGCGCTCTGATGCAGGCCGACGCTGTGCGCATGATTGGCATCCGAAAGAAGGCCGGAGAGCCACTG ggtGTGACGTTTCGAGTGGAGAAGGAGGACCTGGTCATTGCCAGGATCCTGCACGGCGGCATGATCGACCGGCAGGGCCTGCTCCACGTGGGCGACATCATCAAGGAGGTGAACGGGAAGGACGTGGGCAACAACCCCACCGAGCTGCAGGAGATGCTCAAAGACTGCAGCGGGGGCATCACGCTGAAAATCCTCCCGAGCTACCGGGACGCTCCCGCTCCTCCGCAG GTGTACGTGAGGCCGTACTTTGACTACAACCCGGCCAGCGACAACCTCATCCCATGTCGGGAGGCGGGGATGACCTTCAAGAGGGGCGACATCCTTCAGATCGTCAACAGGGAGGATCCCAACTGGTGGCAG GCGTGTCATGTGGTGGCTGGAGCGACAGGACTGATTCCCAGTCagttcctggaggagaagaggaaagctTTTGTCCCACGAGACTATGAAGGCTCAG GCATCCTCTGTGGCACCATAgctggaaagaagaagaagaagatgatgtaCCTGACGGCCAAGAACGCAG AGTTTGACAGACACGAGCTGCAGATCTATGAGGAAGTGGCCAAAGTGCCGGCGTTCCAGAGGAAGACGCTGGTTCTGATTGGTGCTCAGGGCGTGGGTCGACGCAGCCTCAAAAACCGGCTGATGGTGCTCCAGCCGACCCGCTTCGGCACAACCATACCAT ACACCTCGCGGCGACCCCGTGACGACGAGCTGAACGGCAACTCCTACCACTACACCAGCAGGACGGAGATGGAGGTGGACGTGAAGGGCGGCCGCTTCCTGGAGCACGGCGAGTACGATGGCAACCTGTACGGCACCAAGATCGATTCCATCCTCGAGGTGGTGGACACGGGACGCACCTGCATCCTGGACGTCAACCCACAG GCTCTGAAGGTTCTCAAAACTGCGGAGTTCATGCCCTACGTGGTTTTCATCGCGGCGCCAGATTTCGATACACTCAAGGGAATGCACAAAGCTGTGGTGGACGCAGGCATCACGACCAAGCAGCTCACG GATGTGGACCTGAGGAAGACGGTGGACGAGAGCGCCCGCATCCAGAGGGCGTACAGCCACTACTTCGACCTGACCATCGTGAACGACAACCTGGACAAGGCCTTTGAGACGTTACAGGCCGCTGTGGACAAACTGTGCAGTGAACCCCAGTGGGTGCCCGTGAACTGGGTGTACTGA
- the pals2b gene encoding MAGUK p55 subfamily member 6b isoform X2: MQQVLDNVGELPTSAGAKDIDLLFLRGIMESPNAHEQLEEVKLEAVQDNNMELVTDIIGDINNLKVKDDSAAELSKILKEPHFQSLLEAHDMVATKCFEVLPPVEIPNDAAVNSALMQADAVRMIGIRKKAGEPLGVTFRVEKEDLVIARILHGGMIDRQGLLHVGDIIKEVNGKDVGNNPTELQEMLKDCSGGITLKILPSYRDAPAPPQVYVRPYFDYNPASDNLIPCREAGMTFKRGDILQIVNREDPNWWQACHVVAGATGLIPSQFLEEKRKAFVPRDYEGSGILCGTIAGKKKKKMMYLTAKNAEFDRHELQIYEEVAKVPAFQRKTLVLIGAQGVGRRSLKNRLMVLQPTRFGTTIPYTSRRPRDDELNGNSYHYTSRTEMEVDVKGGRFLEHGEYDGNLYGTKIDSILEVVDTGRTCILDVNPQALKVLKTAEFMPYVVFIAAPDFDTLKGMHKAVVDAGITTKQLTDVDLRKTVDESARIQRAYSHYFDLTIVNDNLDKAFETLQAAVDKLCSEPQWVPVNWVY; the protein is encoded by the exons ATGCAGCAGGTGTTGGATAACGTGGGGGAGCTGCCCACCTCCGCGGGGGCCAAGGACATCGACCTGCTCTTCCTGCGCGGCATCATGGAAAGTCCCAAT gcccacgagcagctggaggaggtgaagcttgAGGCGGTGCAGGACAACAACATGGAGCTGGTGACCGATATCATCGGAGACATCAACAACCTCAAGGTTAAAGACGACAGCGCGGCCGAGCTGTCCAAGATCTTGAAGGAGCCACACTTCCAG TCTCTTTTGGAGGCCCATGACATGGTGGCCACAAAGTGCTTCGAAGTCCTGCCCCCGGTGGAGATACCCAATGACGCAGCGGTGAACAGCGCTCTGATGCAGGCCGACGCTGTGCGCATGATTGGCATCCGAAAGAAGGCCGGAGAGCCACTG ggtGTGACGTTTCGAGTGGAGAAGGAGGACCTGGTCATTGCCAGGATCCTGCACGGCGGCATGATCGACCGGCAGGGCCTGCTCCACGTGGGCGACATCATCAAGGAGGTGAACGGGAAGGACGTGGGCAACAACCCCACCGAGCTGCAGGAGATGCTCAAAGACTGCAGCGGGGGCATCACGCTGAAAATCCTCCCGAGCTACCGGGACGCTCCCGCTCCTCCGCAG GTGTACGTGAGGCCGTACTTTGACTACAACCCGGCCAGCGACAACCTCATCCCATGTCGGGAGGCGGGGATGACCTTCAAGAGGGGCGACATCCTTCAGATCGTCAACAGGGAGGATCCCAACTGGTGGCAG GCGTGTCATGTGGTGGCTGGAGCGACAGGACTGATTCCCAGTCagttcctggaggagaagaggaaagctTTTGTCCCACGAGACTATGAAGGCTCAG GCATCCTCTGTGGCACCATAgctggaaagaagaagaagaagatgatgtaCCTGACGGCCAAGAACGCAG AGTTTGACAGACACGAGCTGCAGATCTATGAGGAAGTGGCCAAAGTGCCGGCGTTCCAGAGGAAGACGCTGGTTCTGATTGGTGCTCAGGGCGTGGGTCGACGCAGCCTCAAAAACCGGCTGATGGTGCTCCAGCCGACCCGCTTCGGCACAACCATACCAT ACACCTCGCGGCGACCCCGTGACGACGAGCTGAACGGCAACTCCTACCACTACACCAGCAGGACGGAGATGGAGGTGGACGTGAAGGGCGGCCGCTTCCTGGAGCACGGCGAGTACGATGGCAACCTGTACGGCACCAAGATCGATTCCATCCTCGAGGTGGTGGACACGGGACGCACCTGCATCCTGGACGTCAACCCACAG GCTCTGAAGGTTCTCAAAACTGCGGAGTTCATGCCCTACGTGGTTTTCATCGCGGCGCCAGATTTCGATACACTCAAGGGAATGCACAAAGCTGTGGTGGACGCAGGCATCACGACCAAGCAGCTCACG GATGTGGACCTGAGGAAGACGGTGGACGAGAGCGCCCGCATCCAGAGGGCGTACAGCCACTACTTCGACCTGACCATCGTGAACGACAACCTGGACAAGGCCTTTGAGACGTTACAGGCCGCTGTGGACAAACTGTGCAGTGAACCCCAGTGGGTGCCCGTGAACTGGGTGTACTGA